One window of the Labilibaculum sp. genome contains the following:
- the xylA gene encoding xylose isomerase, with product MTILKGDKEYFPGIGKIAYEGPESKNPMAYKWYDENRVVGGKTMKDHLRFAVAYWHTFCGDGGDPFGPGTQKFPWGNEADAISAAKSKMDAAFEFITKLGVPFYCFHDTDVVGDGTVFEIEKRMTTMVDYAKQKQADSGVKLLWGTANVFSNARYMNGASTNPDFNVIANAGTQVKNALDATIALGGTGYVFWGGREGYMSLFNTDMKQELDHMARFLTMARDYGRKNGFEGTFLIEPKPMEPMKHQYDFDTATVMGFLNKYGLADDFKMNIEVNHATLAGHTFEHELQTAVDNNMLGSIDANKGDYQNGWDTDEFPTSIYETVAAMLPILENGGFTHGGINFDAKTRRNSTDLEDIFISHIGGMDVFARALVIADKIRTDSPFLQMKKDRYSSFESGNGKAFANGDLSLEDLRKIAKEVGEPKQLSGKQEMLEQLINWYI from the coding sequence ATGACTATTCTAAAAGGAGACAAAGAGTATTTTCCTGGAATTGGTAAGATTGCTTACGAAGGACCAGAATCTAAAAATCCTATGGCATATAAGTGGTACGATGAGAACCGCGTTGTTGGAGGCAAAACAATGAAAGATCACTTGCGTTTTGCAGTGGCTTACTGGCATACTTTCTGCGGCGATGGCGGAGATCCATTCGGACCGGGAACTCAAAAATTTCCTTGGGGAAATGAAGCTGATGCAATTAGTGCTGCTAAATCGAAAATGGATGCTGCTTTTGAATTTATTACAAAATTAGGAGTGCCATTCTATTGTTTCCACGATACTGATGTTGTTGGTGATGGTACTGTTTTCGAGATTGAGAAGAGAATGACTACTATGGTTGACTATGCAAAACAAAAGCAAGCTGACTCAGGAGTTAAATTGTTGTGGGGAACAGCGAATGTATTTTCGAATGCCCGTTACATGAATGGAGCTTCTACCAATCCTGATTTTAATGTAATCGCTAATGCGGGTACTCAGGTTAAAAATGCATTGGATGCTACAATAGCTTTGGGTGGTACAGGTTATGTATTCTGGGGAGGTCGTGAAGGTTATATGTCTCTTTTCAATACCGATATGAAACAGGAATTGGATCATATGGCAAGATTCCTGACTATGGCCCGTGATTATGGTCGTAAGAATGGTTTCGAAGGAACTTTCCTTATTGAGCCTAAACCAATGGAGCCAATGAAACACCAGTACGATTTCGATACTGCAACTGTAATGGGTTTCTTAAACAAATATGGTTTGGCTGATGATTTCAAAATGAATATCGAAGTGAATCATGCTACTTTGGCTGGTCATACTTTCGAGCATGAATTACAAACTGCGGTTGATAACAACATGTTGGGAAGTATCGATGCAAACAAAGGTGATTACCAAAACGGATGGGATACTGATGAATTTCCAACAAGTATTTATGAAACTGTTGCAGCTATGCTGCCAATTCTTGAGAATGGCGGATTTACTCACGGAGGTATCAATTTTGATGCAAAAACCAGACGTAATTCAACAGACTTAGAAGATATTTTTATTTCGCACATTGGTGGAATGGATGTTTTTGCACGTGCTTTGGTGATTGCTGATAAAATCAGAACAGATTCTCCTTTCTTACAAATGAAAAAAGATCGTTACTCTTCTTTCGAATCAGGAAATGGAAAAGCGTTTGCTAATGGAGATCTTTCTTTAGAAGATCTTAGAAAGATTGCTAAAGAAGTTGGGGAACCAAAACAACTAAGCGGAAAACAAGAAATGTTGGAACAGTTAATTAACTGGTATATTTAA
- a CDS encoding FGGY family carbohydrate kinase yields the protein MYLLGLDIGSSSVKASLLDAESSKCLAADFFPKKEMQITAHEIGWAEQDPIMWWSNLKLAIKSVMQTANVDKEMVKAIGISYQMHGLVCVDKDLKPVRSSIIWCDSRAVEIGDKAFASIGKDKCLSHLLNSPGNFTASKLAWVKENEPEIFAKIYKIMLPGDFIAMQLTGETCTTVSGLSEGIFWDFKNNSVSEDVLKAYDLSADVLPKIVDTFSNQGQVLPKIAKELGFSSSAVVSYRAGDQPNNALSLNVLKPGEVATTAGTSGVVYGVSDEVKFDPYSRVNSFAHVNHTKENNRLGILLCINGTGIMNSWLNHNVAKGLSYAEMNEKAMEIPVGSDGITILPFGNGAERVLKNLEIGAQILNLNLNRHTDAHIYRAAQEGIAFSFYYGMEVMKEIGVQPNVIRAGHANMFLSPLFRETLATVSGATIELYDTDGSLGAARGAGFGAGIYSSLEEAFAGLEKISTIKPDENLREEMLKAYNRWNKELQKNL from the coding sequence ATGTATTTATTAGGTTTAGATATAGGAAGTTCATCAGTTAAAGCATCTTTATTGGATGCTGAGAGCAGCAAATGTTTGGCTGCTGATTTTTTCCCAAAAAAGGAAATGCAAATTACGGCACATGAAATAGGTTGGGCCGAGCAAGATCCTATAATGTGGTGGAGTAATTTAAAGCTGGCCATTAAAAGTGTAATGCAGACTGCTAATGTGGATAAAGAAATGGTTAAAGCCATTGGTATTTCTTATCAGATGCATGGTTTGGTTTGTGTTGATAAAGATTTGAAGCCAGTTCGTTCTTCCATTATTTGGTGTGATAGCAGAGCCGTTGAAATCGGCGATAAAGCTTTTGCAAGTATTGGAAAAGACAAATGTCTTTCGCATTTACTAAATTCTCCTGGAAACTTCACAGCTAGTAAATTGGCTTGGGTAAAAGAGAATGAGCCTGAAATATTTGCGAAAATTTACAAAATAATGTTGCCCGGAGATTTTATTGCCATGCAGTTAACCGGAGAAACCTGCACCACTGTTTCAGGTTTGTCAGAAGGAATCTTCTGGGATTTTAAAAATAATTCAGTTTCGGAGGATGTGCTGAAGGCCTATGATCTATCGGCAGATGTATTGCCAAAAATTGTTGATACTTTCTCAAATCAGGGACAAGTGCTTCCTAAAATTGCTAAGGAATTAGGTTTTTCAAGCAGTGCGGTAGTTTCTTATCGTGCAGGTGATCAGCCAAATAATGCATTGTCCCTGAATGTGTTAAAACCAGGAGAAGTAGCAACTACAGCAGGAACTTCGGGTGTGGTTTATGGTGTTAGCGACGAGGTGAAGTTTGATCCTTATTCAAGAGTAAATTCATTTGCTCATGTAAACCATACCAAAGAAAACAATCGTCTTGGAATTTTGCTGTGCATTAATGGAACCGGAATTATGAATTCATGGTTAAATCATAATGTGGCGAAAGGATTGTCCTATGCTGAAATGAACGAAAAGGCCATGGAAATTCCTGTTGGATCGGATGGCATAACAATTCTGCCGTTTGGTAACGGTGCGGAGCGTGTTTTGAAGAATCTTGAAATAGGTGCTCAAATTTTGAATCTGAACTTGAACCGACATACCGATGCTCACATTTACAGAGCTGCGCAGGAAGGAATTGCATTTTCATTCTATTATGGAATGGAAGTAATGAAGGAAATCGGCGTACAGCCAAATGTAATTCGTGCCGGACATGCAAACATGTTTTTAAGTCCCTTGTTTCGGGAAACTTTAGCGACCGTATCGGGTGCAACCATTGAATTGTATGATACTGATGGTTCGTTGGGAGCCGCAAGAGGAGCCGGATTTGGTGCGGGCATTTATTCTTCGCTGGAAGAAGCATTTGCAGGATTGGAAAAAATCAGTACTATCAAGCCTGACGAAAACCTTCGTGAAGAAATGTTGAAGGCATATAATCGCTGGAACAAAGAATTGCAAAAGAATTTATAG